From the genome of Solanum lycopersicum chromosome 12, SLM_r2.1:
gttccccacaccgaaaaaaggtgGAGTCACTGGTCaaggtgaaaccaaaacatgctagcgtatatagggaattgaaccctgctagaacCCTAAGTTGGCAGCATAGGTTCAAggactaggatatataaggagatCCATACCCTCCTAaatggacagtctcatctcatgagatttacaaACGCTGTCTTTCCGCATGAAGGAATCACGACtgatagctagcctatcggcgctcaatataaagtttcattacattcatctcacacATCATAGAAGCTGGCTATTAGCATGAGTGCGTCATTGATCATTAGATGTTTTGTCAtattatcattagtattaagtgttaattatccttacacttacatatagagtatgattgagacttgtctcttgatattcaacactctcttacGTGAGTACTTTTAGTGACCTTTACTTTGGCTTGGTTTAGACTTGTATCACCAATCatcttagcctcttatcatgttgtcactattttcattaggatcatagattaacataattactcacctcattacgggaatgttcatttcttctttatcttttagtgtatactcaagcattatggaggctttTATCTATATTGAgttttacttactctattgatgactggtcatccttaatttacattgatgaaatgtgaattttccttacatatcatcctttggtaataatgagacttgtctcacacattttaacaccttcatacgtgagtattcttttaacctagtagcttaggtgtaagtgagacttgtctcacttcctttaacaccccatactggtaacttatttaatttagacccctttaattattttataactcatgttacttacttaatttagtgtagtagattcatatcatcgtttatggacgatAAGCATTTTATTCAAtgagtttgatattataatGGAATGGAAAGAAAAGAGATTTGGAATAAGGAAGGGGCAGTGTTATACGTATTGGAGTTGggtatgaatatgaatgattTCTATGgtctaatcattgtccaatgatggcctaatcattggacaatgatggactaatcattggacaatgatccTTGGGAAATTTAAGTGAGGAATAGTGATAGTTAATTAGCACTACTGCACGAGTATTTTATCCCTGTgctttctttaaaaattaatatatatgtatatatatatatatatatatatatatatatatggtatcACCTTATTATTAAAGTTATGAGTTAGTGATAGAAGTAATCAAATATTagattaaaatgttatatgaatatcattaaatttatgatattggGGAATTATGCTTTAACCTTATACTTGAAATTTGGAAATATGAGAATTTATatgttaacttaattataaagttggaTAAGCTTTTCGGTCTAAGCTAAACCTATGTAACATAAGTGTTGTTAGTGTCGGAATTTGATTCCAACTATATACTTGAATAGGTTGCATTGGTTTGGAAGCTCAACGAAAgggtaaaaacaaagtcataaactggagtaggaaagttcgctgagctgacaaacagctacctcacaattctccacaagatgcctcggaaatgAAGAGAATGGATGGTATCACAAAAATTtcggctcgtaacctacaaaaaaatttgtagaagcaaggggtgagtaccaaaccacgcggtacccaacaagcaaacctctaaacacaagttaagtgaattAAGGACAGCATGATAAGaagaaagccaatccatacccaagataacatcaaagtccaccattagcggagttttcttataataacagttatcactctagtatccagatggccccAATTGAGGCGTTGTATGGAAGGCGGTGTAGGTctccgattggttggtttgattcggcggaTATAGACTCTTTGGATATAGACTTGTTgagagatgctatggagcaagtccgtatgattcagtattgattattgacagctcagagtcgacagaagagttacgcagaccggagagttagagccttggtgtttatggagggtgatcatgtttggctccgagtatcacccatgaagggtgtgatgtgGTTCAaaaagaagggcaagcttagtCCTAGATTCATTGGCCCTTTTGAGATTTTaagccgagtgggagaggtggcctataagttggccttaCCACCTAGTTTGTCAGCAGTACATCCTgtttttcatgtctctatgcttcggaagtatattccAGACGAATCTCATGTGCTTTCACTTGACTCTGTGGAGTTGGGTCAAGACTTGgcatttgaggaggagcctatagctattttggaAAGGCAAattcgaaagcttaggaccaaagagattgctttagtgaaggtgcaatggaagcaccgatcagtgggagaggcaacttgggagactgagtctgacatgcgtgctagatatcctcaactttttgaagctaCAGGTTACGAGTCGGaatttttgtgataccttccattctcttcgtttccgaggcatcttgtggaggattgtgaggtagctgtttgtcatctcagcgaactttcctactccagtttatgactttgtttttacttgaaaaacaacttcattttagacttctaatttatttcaattctaatgtttacattagaggcttgtgcacgtgacaacctggttttggggattgaattaatatgacttggtttcatactagaaattgttgttggattttcatttacttccgcactttgttagatattgggttttaggctgacttgtcttggtgggataagacaagtgccatcacacctatttttgggtcgtgacacattaCATCATATTACATAACTTTAGACATAAAGtttttttgaagattttgtaCAGCATCCTATtagaatttgatgaatatatcatcTTTATAACGTCATATTAACAGTAATTATGCACAACAAACAGTAACATCTCCATACATAACAATTTCggacatatctttaacatagtatcattcttttaattcacataataatactTACCATCAAACAAATCCAATTAATAGGttcattcaattattatttaatcaaaaaccATAAACATTAAGATCATCCAACACCACagaccaacaacatgatttctaacctattcaatATTGAAATCTTAATAAGGATACTCGGGAAAGGAGTTCCACAAAAACgacgggaaacaaccctagttttcaagatctttgaattatttaatagaaagttctcttggagaaaTAAGTCCAGGAACatgaagaaaccttgaaatctCCCTACAGAAATCGACAAATTTTCTACATTGTTCTTTCGTTCGTTGCGTACTATATTTGCATCATCTTTACTATGAGTTTTAATGTGATTCTAAGTCTTATAAAATGATCTTGAATAATTCAACTTcgggtttaataagttaattaaataaattagttaacATATTATGAAAAagcccctcctaagttgactaaacataggagaatgttgacttgacccaaaatattgaatttttgcgTTGACTATGGTCTTGgtcaacattttgactttattttaataaattaaatccttaatttaattaaattaggggcctagggtaattaataaagtatccaTAATTCATTGGAACCATAATCAACCCtttaggaccatcctaggttaagtattACGATGTTTCTTGAATTGTACTTGGTTAGCATAAGAATTTCGGTCtgacccctttaatttaattaattaaatgtctaatttattcaattaagttacctagggtaattactaaggTACCCTTAAGTATTTATACCCATAATTAATCCTTTGGACAATCTTAGGTTAGGAACAGGGttctctttttcttgtcttaaccaaaatcttaaaaatttcctttttattttcagttttagcccttttaa
Proteins encoded in this window:
- the LOC138340235 gene encoding uncharacterized protein, with protein sequence MEGDHVWLRVSPMKGVMWFKKKGKLSPRFIGPFEILSRVGEVAYKLALPPSLSAVHPVFHVSMLRKYIPDESHVLSLDSVELGQDLAFEEEPIAILERQIRKLRTKEIALVKVQWKHRSVGEATWETESDMRARYPQLFEATGYESEFL